Proteins encoded together in one Vitis vinifera cultivar Pinot Noir 40024 chromosome 4, ASM3070453v1 window:
- the LOC100246176 gene encoding serine/threonine/tyrosine-protein kinase HT1, whose protein sequence is MRQKRQSIAEQKKRKAPAMVESDDEVFEFSRNRESGSESDCVVQSVIKLDRSLLIDLSSLRIGSMISEGRLSVVHEGLYKSMPVAIKMIQPNKTSAVSPDRKEKFQREVTILSRVKHENIVKFIGASIEPTMMIITELMKGGTLQQYLWSIRPNSPDLKLSLSFALDISRVMEYLHANGIIHRDLKPSNLLLTEDKKQIKVCDFGLAREETAGDMTTEAGTYRWMAPELFSTVPLPRGAKIHYDHKVDVYSFAIILWELLTNRTPFKGVQSILIAYAAANNERPSVENIPQDIAPFLQSCWAEDPANRPEFMQITNFLVDFLQNLCSAQITPAQTFEIEHPRSNVTADSAGSNHPISKVSGKMKARSPLPCFLRCFDDCLPD, encoded by the exons ATGAGACAGAAGCGGCAAAGCATAGCAGaacagaagaaaagaaaagctcCGGCAATGGTGGAATCCGATGACGAAGTTTTCGAGTTCTCTAGAAACAGAGAAAGTGGCTCGGAGAGCGACTGTGTTGTTCAGAGTGTCATTAAGCTCGATCGTAgtttattgattgatttgagcagcTTAAGAATTGGTTCAATGATCAGCGAGGGCAGGTTATCTGTTGTGCATGAAGGATT ATATAAATCTATGCCTGTTGCCATAAAGATGATACAACCGAACAAAACGTCAGCTGTGAGTCCTGATCGAAAGGAAAAATTTCAGAGGGAGGTTACAATACTATCTAGGGTTAAACATGAAAATATTGTGAAG TTTATTGGGGCATCTATAGAACCGACTATGATGATAATTACAGAGCTCATGAAAGGTGGTACACTTCAGCAGTACTTGTGGAGCATTCGTCCAAATTCTCCAGATCTGAAACTGTCTTTAAGTTTTGCTTTGGATATTTCTCGGGTTATGGAATACTTGCATGCAAACGGCATCATTCATCGTGACTTGAAACCTA GCAATCTGCTCCTCACAGAGGACAAGAAGCAAATTAAGGTTTGTGACTTTGGTCTAGCAAGAGAGGAGACAGCTGGTGATATGACGACTGAGGCTGGTACTTATCGGTGGATGGCTCCTGAG TTGTTCAGCACAGTTCCACTTCCAAGGGGTGCAAAGATACACTATGATCACAAGGTGGATGTGTACAGCTTCGCCATTATTCTGTGGGAGTTGCTAACAAACAGAACTCCATTCAAGGGGGTACAAAGCATACTAATAGCATATGCTGCAGCTAAT AATGAAAGGCCCAGCGTGGAGAACATTCCACAGGATATTGCCCCATTCTTGCAGTCCTGTTGGGCAGAGGACCCAGCAAACCGACCAGAATTCATGCAAATCACAAACTTTCTGGTGGACTTCCTCCAAAACTTGTGCTCAGCACAAATTACACCAGCCCAGACTTTTGAGATTGAGCATCCCAGAAGCAATGTGACTGCAGACTCTGCAGGCTCCAATCATCCAATCAGCAAGGTTAGTGGAAAAATGAAGGCCAGGAGTCCATTGCCTTGTTTCCTCAGATGCTTTGATGACTGCCTTCCTGATTGA
- the LOC100258205 gene encoding G-box-binding factor 1 isoform X2, with amino-acid sequence MGAGEDTTPTKPSKPTSSAQEMPTTPSYPEWSSSMQAYYGPGATPPPFFAPSVASPTPHPYLWGSQHPLIPPYGTPVPYSALYPPGGVYAHPNLATAPSAAHLNPELEGKGPEGKDKASAKKSKGTSGNTVKGGESGKAASGSGNDGASPSAESGSEGSSDASDENTNQQEFASSKKGSFNQMLADANAQNNISGTSVQASVPGKPVISMPATNLNIGMDLWSASPGGSGATKLRPNPSGISSSVAPAAMVGREGVMPDQWIQDERELKRQKRKQSNRESARRSRLRKQLEY; translated from the exons ATGGGGGCTGGGGAAGATACCACACCTACTAAGCCTTCCAAACCAACTTCTTCAGCTCag GAAATGCCAACGACGCCCTCATATCCTGAGTGGTCGAGCTCTATGCAG GCTTATTATGGTCCTGGAGCTACACCACCTCCCTTTTTTGCTCCCTCTGTTGCTTCTCCAACTCCCCATCCATATCTGTGGGGAAGCCAG CATCCTTTAATTCCTCCATATGGAACACCAGTTCCATACTCAGCCTTATATCCTCCAGGAGGTGTTTATGCACATCCTAATTTGGCCACG GCTCCAAGTGCAGCACATTTAAACCCTGAGTTGGAAGGGAAAGGCCCTGAGGGAAAAGACAAGGCTTCAGCAAAGAAATCTAAAGGAACATCAGGAAATACTGTTAAGGGTGGCGAGAGTGGAAAGGCAGCTTCAGGCTCAGGAAATGATGGTGCCTCACCAAG TGCTGAAAGTGGAAGTGAGGGTTCATCAGATGCAAGTGATGAGAATACTAACCAACAA GAATTTGCTTCTAGTAAGAAGGGAAGTTTCAATCAGATGCTTGCTGATG CCAATGCACAGAATAACATCTCTGGAACAAGTGTTCAGGCTTCAGTTCCTGGGAAGCCTGTAATATCTATGCCTGCAACTAATCTAAATATTGGGATGGACTTATGGAGTGCATCTCCTGGGGGCTCTGGAGCTACAAAACTGAGACCAAATCCATCTGGCATCTCATCTTCTGTTGCTCCAGCAGCAATGGTTGGGCGTGAAGGCGTTATGCCCGACCAGTGGATTCAA GATGAACGTGAACTCAAAAGACAAAAGAGGAAACAATCTAACAGGGAGTCAGCTAGGAGGTCGAGATTACGGAAGCAG TTGGAATACTAG